One window from the genome of Marinobacter sp. es.048 encodes:
- a CDS encoding cytochrome b yields the protein MQIRNTAASYGLVAITIHWLVALAVFGLFWLGYWMVDLSYYDDWYRRAPDIHRSIGILLLMVMLFRVFWRVGNVSPEPLPGHKRWEVRSAHMAHLLLYVLIFVAMVSGYLISTADGSSISVFDWFEVPSVTGQIKGMEDIAGTVHYWSTWAIVCLAVVHAAGAFKHHLLDRDRTLRRMLGK from the coding sequence ATGCAAATCAGGAACACAGCGGCCAGCTACGGGCTCGTAGCTATCACTATTCATTGGCTTGTTGCGCTGGCTGTCTTTGGCCTGTTCTGGCTTGGCTATTGGATGGTGGACCTGTCCTATTACGACGACTGGTATCGCAGAGCACCGGATATTCACCGCAGCATTGGCATCCTGCTGTTGATGGTCATGCTCTTCCGGGTGTTCTGGAGAGTGGGGAACGTCTCGCCGGAGCCACTGCCAGGCCATAAGCGCTGGGAGGTCCGCAGCGCCCATATGGCCCACCTTCTATTGTATGTACTGATTTTCGTTGCCATGGTGAGTGGCTACCTGATTTCGACAGCGGATGGCTCTTCAATCAGCGTGTTCGACTGGTTCGAAGTACCGTCGGTCACCGGCCAGATCAAGGGCATGGAAGACATCGCTGGAACCGTTCACTACTGGTCGACCTGGGCAATCGTGTGCCTTGCCGTGGTTCATGCGGCTGGCGCCTTCAAGCACCACCTG
- a CDS encoding SLC13 family permease, with the protein MDWQGWFALGLAGTALILMSAGRFAPHLVMMGVLVVLSASGIVSADQALAGFSNSGLITVVAMFVVAAGIHHSGGVDLLVHHLLGNPRTVRSAQARIALPVSLLSGFLNNTPVVATMIPAVHAWSRKIGISPSKLMIPLSYSAILGGTLTLIGTSTNLVVNGQYQQLTGEQGFSIFSITAVGLPVAIIGVAALLLVMPRVLPDRKDEQKFGAMREFTLEVAVSFDGPLVGKTVGEAGLRELERLYLVEIERDGSVVTAVPSEERLRGGDRLVFAGDTQAISDLLRINGIVPSVHEDEPSLSKDRAERRLVEAALSPQSDVLGLTIRDARFRDRYGAVVLAVARGGERVSGNLGNIRLKPGDVLLLEARPAFVSRQRYNKDFLLINDLETETPRHDRAWLSWGILLVLVGLAACGTLSMLNAALLGAAGMIVSGCCSVGQAQKSVDVPVILTIAASFAMGAALEQTGAAGFVAEGILEFSQGNMLLTILLVYLVVSVLTEVITNNAAAVLVIPIVLSMTTSMGVAAEPFVIAVMMAASASFATPLGYQTNMMVFGPGGYRFSDFVRVGLPMNVFIGAVTVVVIALVYDISLGL; encoded by the coding sequence ATGGACTGGCAGGGCTGGTTTGCGCTGGGCCTCGCAGGCACCGCGTTGATACTGATGAGTGCAGGGCGATTTGCGCCCCATCTGGTTATGATGGGCGTACTCGTGGTGCTCAGTGCCAGCGGGATTGTTTCTGCTGACCAGGCCCTTGCCGGATTCAGTAACAGTGGCCTGATCACCGTTGTTGCCATGTTTGTGGTGGCAGCGGGCATTCATCATTCCGGTGGTGTCGATCTGCTGGTGCACCATTTGCTCGGCAATCCCAGGACCGTCCGGTCTGCCCAGGCAAGGATTGCGCTCCCGGTATCCCTTCTGAGTGGTTTTCTCAACAATACCCCGGTCGTCGCGACCATGATTCCGGCGGTGCATGCCTGGTCCCGGAAGATCGGTATCTCGCCGTCGAAATTGATGATTCCGCTGAGCTACTCCGCCATCCTAGGGGGCACCCTCACACTGATCGGTACCAGTACCAATCTGGTCGTCAATGGCCAGTATCAGCAGCTAACCGGAGAGCAGGGCTTCTCCATTTTCTCTATTACGGCCGTCGGGCTGCCTGTGGCAATCATCGGTGTCGCTGCGCTGTTGCTGGTTATGCCTAGGGTGCTCCCGGATCGCAAGGATGAGCAGAAATTCGGGGCCATGAGGGAATTTACCCTTGAGGTCGCGGTGTCGTTCGACGGTCCGCTTGTCGGCAAAACCGTTGGCGAGGCTGGGCTCAGGGAGCTGGAGAGACTCTATCTGGTCGAGATCGAACGCGACGGCAGCGTGGTTACGGCGGTGCCCTCGGAGGAGCGGCTTCGGGGTGGCGATCGTCTAGTGTTTGCCGGTGATACCCAGGCCATTTCCGACCTCCTGCGGATAAACGGTATCGTCCCGTCAGTCCATGAAGACGAGCCGAGTCTGAGCAAGGATCGTGCAGAAAGGCGCCTGGTGGAGGCGGCATTGTCGCCCCAGTCTGATGTGCTGGGCTTGACCATCCGGGATGCGCGCTTCCGGGACCGTTATGGTGCTGTCGTGCTGGCCGTTGCCAGGGGTGGGGAGCGGGTATCCGGCAACCTTGGAAATATTCGATTGAAACCCGGCGATGTCCTGCTTCTGGAAGCCCGCCCCGCGTTTGTCAGCCGTCAGCGCTATAACAAGGATTTTCTGCTGATCAATGATCTGGAAACCGAGACACCTCGGCATGACCGTGCCTGGCTGTCATGGGGGATCCTTTTGGTGTTGGTGGGGCTTGCCGCTTGCGGCACGCTGAGCATGCTGAATGCGGCTTTGTTGGGTGCAGCGGGTATGATTGTGTCCGGCTGTTGCTCGGTTGGCCAGGCCCAGAAATCGGTGGACGTGCCGGTCATTCTTACCATTGCGGCTTCCTTCGCTATGGGCGCGGCTTTGGAGCAGACCGGTGCGGCAGGCTTTGTGGCGGAAGGCATCCTTGAATTCAGCCAGGGCAACATGTTGTTAACGATCCTGCTGGTTTACCTTGTGGTGTCGGTGCTGACTGAGGTGATTACCAATAATGCGGCGGCTGTCTTGGTAATCCCAATCGTTCTCTCCATGACGACGAGTATGGGCGTGGCCGCTGAGCCATTTGTGATCGCGGTGATGATGGCCGCGTCTGCCAGCTTTGCCACGCCACTGGGGTATCAGACCAACATGATGGTATTCGGGCCCGGTGGTTACCGGTTCAGTGATTTTGTGCGAGTGGGACTGCCAATGAACGTGTTTATTGGTGCGGTCACAGTCGTGGTCATCGCCCTGGTTTACGACATCAGTCTCGGCTTATAA
- a CDS encoding protease complex subunit PrcB family protein has translation MPIHFRAGCMLIATLLVSGCASSRSETAEGGPLARQITQSAHCGLTAPGHVHLTSRQEVERLEALPGRNLSLESLKMIEFDREHIVLAAIGQKPTGGYSVTLDSAEIHRGTLELRVRVAEPAPGTIVTQALTTPCAVIAVTAEGWDDIQITRAENNR, from the coding sequence ATGCCCATTCACTTTCGCGCCGGGTGTATGCTGATAGCAACGCTGCTGGTATCCGGATGTGCAAGCAGTCGTTCGGAAACCGCAGAAGGTGGGCCGCTGGCCCGCCAGATCACTCAGTCGGCACACTGTGGTCTCACGGCTCCCGGTCATGTCCACCTGACAAGTCGGCAGGAGGTTGAGCGTCTGGAAGCGCTGCCTGGGCGAAACCTCTCCCTTGAGTCTCTGAAAATGATCGAGTTTGACAGAGAACACATAGTTCTTGCGGCTATTGGTCAGAAGCCAACTGGCGGTTATAGCGTCACTCTGGATTCCGCTGAGATCCATCGCGGAACTCTGGAATTGAGGGTCAGAGTGGCCGAACCCGCTCCCGGGACGATAGTCACGCAGGCCCTGACCACCCCCTGCGCGGTCATCGCTGTGACCGCAGAAGGCTGGGATGATATCCAGATCACCCGCGCCGAAAACAACCGTTGA
- the parE gene encoding DNA topoisomerase IV subunit B, whose product MSQQQYNADAIEVLSGLDPVRKRPGMYTDTSRPNHLAQEVIDNSVDEALAGHAKRIDVVLYSDGSLSVEDDGRGMPVDLHKEEGLPGVELILTRLHAGGKFSQGNYNFSGGLHGVGVSVVNALSTHLEVTIKRDGQLHRMTFANGDKASELEVIDTVGKRNTGTRLKFTPDVTYFDSPNFSVSRLRHNLRAKAVLCPGLTVTFLQEKTGEKDEWLYEDGLRDYLRTALADIEVVPLEPFTGSFSGNKEAVDWAIQWLPEGGEAIMESYVNLIPTAQGGTHVNGLRTGLLEAMREFCEFRNLLPRGVKLSPEDIWERAAYVLSFKMQEPQFSGQTKERLSSREAAAFISGVVKDAFSLWLNQHTDVAEALAELFISNAQRRLRASKKVARKKVTSGPALPGKLADCSGGDTARSELFLVEGDSAGGSAKQARDREFQAVMPLRGKILNTWEVDSGEILASQEVHDIAVAIGVDPGSDQLDGLRYNKICILADADSDGLHIATLLCALFVKHFRPVVAAGHVFVAMPPLYRVDLGKETFYALDEHEKQGIIDRIAAEKRKGKISVTRFKGLGEMNPLQLRETTMAPDTRRLVMLTIEDGDDTDSRMDMLLGKKRASDRRAWLETYGNMADIEV is encoded by the coding sequence ATGAGCCAGCAACAATATAACGCCGATGCTATTGAAGTACTTAGCGGCCTGGATCCGGTGCGTAAGCGTCCGGGGATGTATACAGACACCAGTCGGCCCAATCACCTGGCGCAGGAAGTTATCGACAACAGTGTGGATGAGGCGCTGGCAGGGCACGCCAAACGCATCGACGTGGTGTTGTACAGCGATGGCTCGCTCAGCGTTGAGGATGACGGCCGGGGCATGCCGGTGGATTTGCACAAAGAGGAGGGCCTGCCTGGCGTTGAACTGATCCTCACCCGCCTCCACGCCGGCGGCAAATTCTCTCAGGGCAACTACAATTTTTCCGGTGGTCTCCACGGTGTCGGTGTTTCCGTAGTAAACGCACTGTCCACCCATCTGGAAGTGACCATCAAGCGCGATGGCCAATTGCACCGGATGACGTTCGCCAATGGCGACAAGGCGTCTGAGCTCGAAGTGATCGATACCGTGGGCAAGCGCAACACCGGTACCCGCCTGAAGTTCACGCCCGACGTAACCTATTTCGACAGCCCCAATTTTTCCGTTAGCCGGCTTCGCCACAACCTGAGGGCAAAGGCGGTTCTGTGTCCGGGCCTGACGGTCACCTTCCTCCAGGAAAAAACCGGCGAGAAAGACGAATGGTTATACGAGGACGGGTTGCGCGACTACCTGCGCACTGCCCTGGCCGATATCGAGGTGGTGCCACTTGAGCCGTTTACCGGCAGCTTTTCCGGGAACAAGGAAGCGGTGGACTGGGCCATCCAGTGGCTGCCCGAGGGCGGCGAAGCGATCATGGAAAGTTACGTTAACCTGATTCCCACGGCCCAGGGCGGAACCCACGTTAACGGGTTGCGCACCGGCCTGCTGGAAGCCATGCGCGAGTTCTGCGAGTTCCGTAACCTGTTACCCCGTGGCGTTAAGCTCTCGCCGGAGGATATCTGGGAACGGGCAGCCTACGTCCTGTCCTTCAAGATGCAGGAGCCCCAGTTCTCGGGGCAGACCAAGGAGCGTCTTTCCTCACGGGAGGCGGCGGCCTTCATCTCCGGCGTGGTCAAGGATGCCTTCAGCCTGTGGCTCAACCAGCATACCGATGTAGCTGAGGCGCTGGCGGAACTCTTCATCAGCAATGCTCAGCGTCGGCTGCGAGCCAGCAAAAAGGTGGCTCGCAAGAAAGTCACGTCGGGCCCCGCCCTGCCGGGCAAGCTGGCTGACTGCTCCGGCGGCGATACCGCGCGTTCCGAACTGTTCCTGGTTGAGGGTGACTCCGCAGGTGGTTCTGCCAAGCAGGCCCGGGACCGTGAATTCCAGGCGGTCATGCCGTTGCGGGGCAAAATCCTCAATACCTGGGAGGTGGATTCCGGCGAGATCCTGGCGTCCCAGGAAGTTCACGATATTGCCGTTGCCATCGGTGTAGATCCCGGTTCTGACCAGTTGGATGGCCTTCGGTACAACAAGATCTGCATCCTTGCAGATGCGGACTCTGATGGCCTTCACATTGCCACGCTGCTGTGCGCGCTGTTCGTCAAACACTTCCGCCCTGTGGTAGCGGCCGGCCATGTGTTCGTGGCCATGCCGCCGCTTTATCGGGTGGATCTGGGCAAGGAAACCTTCTATGCCCTCGACGAGCATGAAAAGCAGGGCATTATCGACCGTATTGCGGCTGAGAAGCGCAAGGGCAAGATTTCTGTCACCCGCTTCAAAGGCCTGGGTGAGATGAACCCACTCCAGCTACGCGAAACCACCATGGCGCCGGACACCCGTCGCCTTGTCATGCTGACCATCGAGGACGGTGACGATACCGACAGCCGTATGGATATGTTGTTGGGCAAGAAGCGTGCGTCTGACCGAAGGGCGTGGCTGGAGACCTACGGCAATATGGCCGACATTGAGGTCTAA
- a CDS encoding S8 family serine peptidase: MDSDTADDSRLNEAVSNDSPSTAQLIPATGILGGYLSANSGIYPDSGEFVFQYVVDGQDTFRADLAAGSMIAVQVFRDSDFLAPSITLSVDQGGASDSDSGAGDTPLMVTAPAEGPAEISLRTAGGGPFRYVLSVSTTGVTNFQSSYYSEPEFVPDQAIVVMSPEEQDGLDSQGLAGALSASSAKSLGQGAWLVRREPVGFVASQSSSASGALREQTLRWIADLKSEPGVQVAEPNYIYRAQADRDLSSLQWNLPLISLPLAWQAAPSRGNAIGVAVMDTGLFTSTPQTYGDWHLDLDANVVPFNSGRILDYVSADLDIDPQFNDRLGYDNNPADPGDGKPQSSNFHGTHVAGIIAALANDEGVNGVAPAVTLWPVRVLGRDGAGTLDDLVAAMNWAADNPDIDVINLSLGGVGPSTVLEAAINRADSNGKLVVAAAGNQGTDDLTYPAAFERVIGVGAVDAGKVRASYSNFGGSVDLVAPGGDATRDANLDGNADLVISTWGVDDGGEFIRSYAGLQGTSMAAPHVAGVYALMKGANGETVTPASFRAWLANGLLTENVGSSIEYGAGLMNALKSVDAALDGSVNTIVLPSPSAIEFDLARFSSDLDFTVYPEGESVEVDGVAFNTDLIALDPALTPGDSLPGSVAVSVLEENVVEGQTYATTIEIDYSAGSDSGTIKIPVSIDLRALADERDAGRHYVLLVSTDESRETIEQSVVSARDGSYSFSFDDMEPGEYFLVAGTDMDNNGFICESGEACAEYPVNGLPEKIVIGEERVTGVTLSTSFRRPTIASMGLPRIGFEGYRLKNHGNTAAEPVRNLEANR, translated from the coding sequence GTGGATTCGGATACGGCTGATGACAGTCGTCTGAACGAAGCTGTATCCAATGATTCTCCCAGCACAGCTCAGTTAATCCCTGCAACAGGTATCCTGGGCGGCTATTTGAGTGCTAACTCAGGCATCTATCCCGATTCCGGCGAGTTTGTATTTCAATATGTGGTTGATGGGCAGGATACATTTCGCGCCGATCTCGCAGCGGGCAGCATGATTGCGGTTCAGGTTTTCAGGGATTCGGACTTTTTAGCCCCCTCGATTACGCTGTCGGTTGATCAGGGCGGCGCCTCGGACTCAGATTCCGGTGCCGGCGATACACCTTTAATGGTAACTGCACCCGCTGAAGGGCCCGCAGAGATCAGCCTCCGAACCGCCGGTGGCGGTCCGTTCCGTTATGTGCTGTCTGTTTCGACAACCGGCGTCACCAATTTTCAGAGCTCTTATTACAGCGAGCCAGAGTTTGTTCCGGATCAGGCCATTGTGGTGATGTCGCCAGAAGAGCAGGATGGTCTGGATTCGCAGGGCCTCGCCGGAGCCTTGTCGGCCTCCTCTGCGAAATCACTGGGGCAGGGGGCCTGGTTAGTAAGGCGTGAGCCTGTTGGTTTCGTGGCTTCCCAATCGTCGAGCGCGTCAGGTGCCCTACGGGAACAGACGCTTCGTTGGATCGCTGACCTGAAGTCGGAGCCCGGGGTTCAGGTTGCTGAGCCTAATTATATCTATCGGGCCCAGGCGGACCGGGATCTTTCCTCTCTGCAGTGGAATCTGCCCCTCATCAGTCTGCCGCTTGCCTGGCAGGCCGCCCCATCCCGAGGTAATGCTATCGGGGTCGCTGTGATGGATACCGGTCTCTTTACGTCTACTCCGCAAACATACGGTGACTGGCACCTTGATCTGGATGCGAATGTGGTTCCGTTCAATTCCGGCAGAATTCTGGATTATGTTTCCGCCGATCTGGACATAGATCCACAATTCAATGACCGGTTGGGCTATGACAATAATCCTGCGGATCCAGGTGATGGCAAACCTCAGAGCAGTAACTTCCATGGAACCCACGTGGCAGGCATTATTGCCGCGTTGGCAAATGACGAAGGCGTGAATGGGGTGGCTCCAGCGGTTACCTTATGGCCAGTCAGGGTATTGGGTAGAGACGGTGCCGGAACTCTGGATGATCTTGTCGCTGCGATGAACTGGGCCGCCGACAATCCTGATATCGATGTCATCAACCTCAGTCTTGGAGGCGTTGGTCCAAGCACTGTGTTGGAGGCAGCGATCAACCGGGCGGATTCAAATGGAAAACTGGTCGTCGCTGCGGCAGGCAACCAGGGTACCGATGATTTGACCTATCCGGCAGCCTTTGAGCGGGTGATTGGTGTTGGTGCAGTCGATGCCGGCAAGGTGCGGGCTTCCTACTCCAACTTTGGTGGTTCTGTGGATCTCGTTGCTCCGGGCGGCGATGCAACCAGGGACGCGAATCTGGATGGCAATGCCGATCTGGTCATCAGCACCTGGGGTGTTGATGACGGTGGCGAATTCATCCGCTCTTATGCCGGACTGCAGGGCACTTCGATGGCTGCTCCGCACGTTGCTGGTGTTTATGCCCTAATGAAAGGTGCTAACGGTGAAACGGTTACCCCCGCAAGCTTTCGCGCATGGCTCGCCAACGGACTGCTGACAGAAAACGTAGGAAGCAGTATCGAATATGGTGCCGGCCTGATGAATGCGCTCAAGTCGGTTGACGCCGCCCTTGATGGCTCAGTCAACACGATTGTCCTGCCTTCGCCTTCAGCAATCGAGTTTGATCTGGCGCGTTTCAGTAGTGATCTTGACTTTACCGTTTATCCTGAAGGGGAATCAGTCGAAGTTGACGGTGTTGCCTTTAATACTGACCTGATAGCTCTTGATCCCGCTCTAACGCCCGGAGATTCTCTGCCTGGCTCGGTGGCAGTCTCGGTACTAGAGGAAAATGTTGTCGAAGGGCAGACATATGCCACTACCATCGAAATTGACTATAGTGCCGGGAGCGATTCGGGAACCATTAAGATCCCGGTCTCCATAGACCTCAGAGCATTAGCTGATGAGCGGGACGCAGGTCGTCATTACGTATTACTGGTAAGCACTGATGAAAGCCGCGAAACCATAGAGCAGAGCGTGGTGTCGGCCCGAGATGGAAGCTACAGCTTCTCGTTCGATGACATGGAACCCGGGGAGTATTTCCTGGTGGCCGGAACGGACATGGACAACAATGGCTTCATCTGCGAGAGCGGCGAGGCATGTGCCGAGTACCCCGTGAACGGTTTGCCAGAGAAGATTGTTATCGGGGAAGAGCGTGTCACCGGAGTCACGCTCAGCACAAGCTTCCGGCGTCCAACCATTGCTTCCATGGGTTTGCCTCGCATCGGCTTCGAGGGTTACCGTTTGAAAAACCATGGAAACACAGCTGCGGAGCCAGTGAGAAACTTGGAGGCCAATCGTTGA
- a CDS encoding EAL domain-containing protein, whose amino-acid sequence MSKRLPEKLTAPEVELLSPMLNREGDTWTADFRGLTLRTALQPIYSISHKRIVGYEALIRAFDTDNSAVLPLHLFQLPASEAENLLLDRLCRYLHIRNYSGIRDQLNWLFLNVSPQVVTSGSQADSFFGQLLAKTGLPPHRIVMEIVEQPTDDAERLRETVAYYKKLGCLTAIDDFGAGHSNFERIWNLSPDIVKLDRKLLTRATNDHKARQILNGIVSLLHQSGCLVLLEGVETRDQAMIAIDAGVDFVQGFYFRRPSTDLDQLAHAPADFDHLLQEYKTRNQVTLDPTRQLVDFFSGFFDHAITKLRSGMSMQQSCLELLNHPAVSRCYLVDDKGVQMDDTLVSDAGTRSMDPRFKPLESTSSADWYRQQYLRQALAQPESLHVTAPYLCVTGAYMCVTLSLGYYQDGKLKVLCCDILANPKEQSL is encoded by the coding sequence ATGTCGAAACGCCTCCCTGAAAAGCTGACAGCTCCGGAAGTGGAACTGTTATCCCCTATGCTGAACAGGGAAGGTGACACATGGACTGCCGATTTCCGCGGACTGACCCTCAGAACAGCGCTCCAGCCGATCTACAGTATTTCCCACAAGCGCATCGTTGGTTACGAGGCCCTGATCCGGGCCTTTGATACCGATAACTCTGCAGTCCTCCCGCTCCATCTCTTCCAGCTGCCGGCCTCCGAAGCGGAGAATCTGCTCCTTGATCGTCTCTGCCGCTACCTGCATATACGCAACTACAGTGGCATCCGGGATCAACTGAACTGGCTCTTCCTCAATGTATCGCCACAAGTGGTGACCAGCGGTAGCCAGGCCGACTCGTTTTTCGGGCAACTGCTTGCCAAAACAGGCCTTCCACCGCACCGCATTGTGATGGAAATTGTCGAGCAACCAACGGACGACGCAGAAAGGCTGCGGGAAACGGTTGCCTACTATAAAAAGCTGGGCTGCCTGACCGCCATTGATGATTTCGGCGCCGGCCATTCCAATTTCGAGCGGATCTGGAACCTGTCACCGGACATCGTGAAGCTGGACCGAAAGCTGCTGACCCGGGCGACGAACGATCACAAGGCCCGCCAGATTCTGAACGGCATTGTGTCACTGCTGCACCAGTCCGGCTGCCTGGTTCTTCTGGAAGGTGTGGAAACCCGGGATCAGGCAATGATTGCCATTGATGCTGGCGTTGACTTCGTACAGGGCTTCTATTTCCGCAGACCGAGTACCGACCTGGATCAGTTGGCCCATGCGCCCGCAGACTTCGACCACCTTTTGCAGGAATACAAGACCCGTAACCAGGTTACCCTGGACCCGACACGGCAACTGGTGGATTTCTTCAGTGGCTTTTTTGACCATGCCATCACCAAGCTTCGCAGCGGAATGAGCATGCAACAGTCCTGTCTGGAACTGCTGAATCACCCTGCGGTATCCCGCTGCTATCTGGTCGACGATAAAGGCGTTCAGATGGATGACACCCTGGTTTCCGACGCCGGCACCCGCAGCATGGACCCGCGTTTCAAACCCCTGGAAAGCACCAGTAGCGCCGACTGGTACCGCCAACAGTACCTTCGTCAGGCACTTGCCCAACCGGAAAGCCTGCACGTCACCGCCCCCTACCTCTGCGTTACCGGGGCTTATATGTGCGTGACCCTGTCACTGGGGTATTACCAGGATGGAAAGCTTAAAGTGCTGTGCTGCGACATTCTCGCCAACCCGAAAGAACAGTCCTTATAA